In a genomic window of Anoxybacter fermentans:
- a CDS encoding radical SAM/SPASM domain-containing protein — protein sequence MFVPKKIIYKKSFDGNYLVINSTTGMIDIMEEELVKVLRECDEEKLSQLDSTLLKKLEDRGYIFPSEEAYKKLYRDIYEKFASQKQPKIFAICPTYSCNLKCTYCYEEDVIDKKSDLKMSTEMIDKVFEAINEISNSPKYVESSENVFYLYGGEPLMPENKYLVEYIFEKMKQIDKKIEILTNGTTIKKYIDLFEKYRDQLFQIQISLDGIEEVHDYRRPFKNGKGTFKEIVENVELLLSKNFKVVLRVNVDEENLDLRTVYDFIKDMGWKNNINFMSIFSRVMCPKTFKHKVSENKFLKEVNEIFKYDNSAKTTYMVRDIKLLAHISTVLESGKLDMNVPPLFNYCDSTDGRYFAFCPDGKIYPCDQSVGIDELAIGTFTDGLQIDFEKYLKWRNRKTINMEKCRNCEIELFCGGGCALASWVANNDIYQPSCEGYKETINEYLEDLIERRMI from the coding sequence ATGTTTGTTCCGAAAAAAATTATATATAAGAAAAGTTTTGATGGGAATTATTTAGTAATTAACTCAACTACAGGTATGATTGATATTATGGAAGAAGAACTTGTAAAAGTATTAAGAGAGTGTGATGAGGAAAAACTTTCTCAATTGGATTCTACGTTATTAAAAAAACTGGAAGATAGAGGATATATCTTCCCAAGTGAAGAGGCTTACAAAAAATTATATAGGGACATTTATGAAAAATTTGCAAGCCAAAAACAGCCGAAAATATTTGCTATTTGTCCTACATATTCTTGTAATTTAAAGTGTACTTATTGTTATGAAGAAGATGTTATAGATAAAAAAAGCGATTTAAAAATGTCAACAGAAATGATAGATAAAGTTTTTGAGGCAATTAATGAAATATCTAATTCTCCCAAATATGTGGAAAGTAGTGAAAATGTTTTTTATTTATATGGCGGAGAGCCATTAATGCCTGAAAATAAATATTTAGTGGAGTACATTTTTGAAAAGATGAAACAAATAGATAAAAAAATAGAGATATTAACTAATGGAACTACTATAAAAAAGTATATTGATTTATTTGAAAAATATCGTGATCAACTATTTCAAATACAAATATCTCTGGATGGTATAGAAGAAGTACATGATTATCGAAGACCATTCAAAAATGGAAAAGGTACATTTAAAGAAATAGTAGAAAATGTAGAGCTTTTATTATCAAAAAACTTTAAAGTGGTATTACGAGTAAATGTAGATGAAGAAAATTTAGATTTAAGGACAGTATATGATTTTATTAAAGATATGGGTTGGAAAAATAATATTAACTTTATGTCAATATTTAGCAGAGTTATGTGTCCTAAAACTTTCAAACATAAGGTATCAGAAAATAAATTTTTAAAAGAAGTAAATGAAATATTTAAGTATGATAATTCTGCAAAAACCACATATATGGTACGGGATATAAAGTTATTGGCTCATATTAGTACAGTCCTCGAGTCTGGAAAATTAGATATGAATGTTCCTCCATTATTTAACTATTGTGATTCTACAGATGGAAGATATTTTGCATTTTGCCCAGATGGTAAAATTTATCCGTGTGATCAAAGTGTTGGAATTGATGAATTGGCTATTGGTACTTTTACTGATGGTTTACAAATTGATTTTGAGAAATATTTAAAATGGAGAAATAGGAAAACTATTAATATGGAAAAATGTCGAAATTGTGAGATTGAATTATTCTGTGGTGGAGGGTGTGCATTAGCTTCATGGGTAGCAAATAACGATATTTATCAGCCTTCATGTGAAGGATATAAAGAAACTATAAATGAGTATTTAGAAGATCTAATTGAGAGAAGAATGATATAA
- a CDS encoding transposase — MLNYFKIKITNGCAEGINNRIKLIKWLEYDVLNVMNLRRRVFNTMLNY, encoded by the coding sequence ATATTAAATTATTTTAAAATTAAGATAACTAATGGCTGTGCTGAGGGTATCAATAACAGGATTAAATTGATTAAATGGCTTGAATATGATGTTCTAAATGTTATGAATTTAAGGAGAAGAGTATTTAATACAATGTTAAATTATTAA
- a CDS encoding DUF6765 family protein, with protein sequence MQKDLHHAGTYVLCRIAGMKSKYAKIVAYAAQQVDDATHGHALKFENGGLFKQTMTAHKALSPLNLDVSDALEVWIPFHFLPRGKSMKNPDGLITGPDSKVLKLLLEDIEKSSHSPLALYRLGIGLHCYADTFTHQDFKGFCDKHNDITLVSAVDKRGIWESLKMFFINNFTNFVPIGHVQALANPDIPNAIWSYCREDGVIIEVNNLRERFIPALESMYCFLYYYLQRNTQFKANVALKSFRFYSERLIEVLKFEGNVEERHKNWLDKIHQNYFEFEDFDEIDKTLSYDPREWFREAVEAVKVKNLLKKLEYRAYNYYLFRKKENFYNSNWVRFMRAAAEHKFVVVNDILPKCGVNVG encoded by the coding sequence ATGCAAAAAGACCTTCATCATGCCGGGACGTATGTTTTATGTCGGATTGCCGGGATGAAGAGTAAATATGCAAAGATTGTGGCTTATGCTGCACAACAGGTTGATGATGCCACACATGGGCATGCTTTAAAGTTTGAAAATGGTGGACTTTTTAAACAGACAATGACAGCCCACAAAGCCCTTTCTCCATTAAATCTGGATGTAAGTGATGCTCTGGAGGTCTGGATTCCCTTTCATTTTTTGCCCAGGGGAAAATCTATGAAAAACCCAGATGGGTTAATAACTGGCCCTGATTCAAAGGTTTTAAAATTGTTGTTAGAGGATATTGAAAAATCGTCCCATTCACCTCTGGCTCTGTATAGATTGGGAATCGGGTTACACTGTTATGCTGATACATTTACACATCAGGATTTTAAAGGATTTTGTGACAAACATAATGATATTACTTTGGTATCAGCAGTTGATAAAAGAGGGATATGGGAATCGTTGAAGATGTTTTTTATTAACAATTTTACAAATTTTGTTCCCATTGGTCACGTTCAGGCCCTGGCTAATCCGGACATACCCAATGCAATCTGGTCTTATTGCAGAGAAGATGGAGTGATAATAGAAGTGAATAATTTGCGGGAACGTTTTATCCCAGCTCTGGAGAGTATGTACTGCTTTTTGTATTATTATTTGCAAAGAAATACCCAATTTAAGGCCAATGTAGCTTTAAAAAGTTTTAGATTTTATAGTGAGAGGTTAATTGAAGTGCTTAAATTTGAGGGAAATGTGGAAGAAAGGCATAAGAATTGGTTGGATAAAATTCATCAAAATTATTTTGAGTTTGAGGATTTTGATGAAATTGATAAAACACTATCATATGATCCGCGGGAGTGGTTCAGAGAAGCAGTAGAAGCAGTCAAGGTAAAGAACTTGTTAAAGAAATTGGAGTATCGAGCGTATAATTATTATTTGTTTAGGAAAAAAGAAAATTTTTATAATTCAAACTGGGTTAGATTTATGCGGGCAGCAGCAGAGCATAAGTTTGTGGTAGTTAATGATATTCTTCCTAAATGTGGAGTAAATGTGGGGTAG
- a CDS encoding MFS transporter, whose translation MELSSIQLKKEIRSFCLFSFLFYMSYTVLAYRNVFFHEVIGMPGSEIGIINSVGKLVVFLTLPLWGLFADLKKAEKGILQIALLGSVVMFSLLGLIDNFLLIGIIYGIFYFFQGPIVPVTDSIILGTLKEKGQQYGRIRLFGSVGYLLAVAFVGQILHQFGMEKMFYIYALILFATWLVTFSFPASGQLFRTPKLADLKLLVRNRQLLYFLIFSFLIHLTLMTHLTFFPVFFNQLADGRTGLLGLALALGSLSEIPIFYGFDKFIKRFNYIHSFILGAIIYGVRWYLQARVTSVMALLLVQGLHGLSFGLITVASVTFVNQIVVEEFRTTGQTLLQTVNTSISAIIGNLIGGFLFEIGGAPLLFNTLAMISVVALIFLVVCVRNKGIVDLN comes from the coding sequence ATGGAACTGAGCAGTATTCAGTTAAAAAAGGAGATTCGTTCATTTTGTTTATTCAGTTTTCTTTTTTACATGTCATATACCGTCCTTGCTTATCGGAATGTATTTTTTCATGAGGTTATAGGGATGCCAGGGTCGGAGATTGGAATTATTAATTCTGTTGGGAAATTAGTAGTTTTTTTGACATTACCCCTCTGGGGGCTTTTTGCTGATTTAAAGAAAGCAGAAAAAGGGATACTTCAGATTGCCCTTTTGGGGTCAGTGGTAATGTTTTCACTTTTGGGATTAATAGATAATTTTTTGCTTATTGGAATTATATATGGGATATTTTATTTTTTTCAGGGCCCAATTGTTCCTGTTACTGATAGTATTATTCTGGGAACTTTAAAGGAGAAGGGACAACAGTATGGTAGAATTCGTCTCTTTGGTTCTGTTGGATATTTGCTGGCTGTAGCTTTTGTTGGACAAATTCTTCATCAGTTTGGCATGGAGAAGATGTTTTATATCTATGCTTTGATTTTATTTGCTACCTGGTTAGTTACATTTTCTTTTCCAGCAAGTGGGCAGTTATTTCGTACACCTAAATTGGCTGATTTAAAGTTATTAGTACGGAATCGACAGTTATTGTACTTTTTGATCTTTAGTTTTTTAATTCATTTGACTTTGATGACCCACTTGACATTTTTCCCTGTCTTTTTTAATCAATTGGCAGACGGGAGGACAGGTCTTTTGGGTCTGGCCCTGGCTTTGGGAAGTTTGTCCGAGATTCCGATTTTTTATGGGTTTGATAAGTTTATAAAAAGATTTAATTACATTCATTCTTTTATACTGGGGGCGATTATCTATGGAGTGAGATGGTATTTACAGGCAAGGGTGACATCAGTTATGGCATTATTATTGGTACAGGGGCTGCATGGACTGTCTTTTGGACTGATTACTGTGGCCAGTGTAACATTTGTGAATCAAATTGTGGTAGAAGAGTTTCGTACTACAGGCCAGACTTTACTGCAGACGGTAAATACCAGTATAAGTGCTATTATTGGTAATTTAATAGGAGGTTTTTTATTTGAGATAGGTGGGGCACCTCTGTTATTTAATACTCTGGCAATGATTTCTGTGGTTGCACTGATTTTTTTAGTGGTGTGTGTTAGAAATAAGGGGATTGTAGATTTAAATTAA
- a CDS encoding valine--tRNA ligase produces MVRELSKTYDPAQVEEKWYQYWMEKGFFRAEVDHTRKPYTIMMPPPNITGQLHMGHALDNTLQDILIRWRRMQGYSALWLPGTDHASIATEVKVVEHIKETEGVTKEELGREEFLKRAWAWKEEYGGRITNQLKKLGSSCDWSRERFTMDEGCSRAVREVFVRLYEKGLIYQGDYIVNWCPECKTTLSDVEVEHEEKEGKLWHIRYPVKGSDDEYVVVATTRPETMLGDTAVAVHPDDERYKHLIGKTLILPIMEREIPVVADEHVDKEFGTGCVKVTPAHDPNDFEIGLRHNLPQIKVIDDDATMTEEAGKYYGMDRYECRQELVKELEALGYLVKVEDHTHSVGHCYRCGTVIEPLVSKQWFVKMKPLAEPAIKAVKEGKTRFVPERFTKIYLNWMENIRDWCISRQLWWGHRIPVWYCQDCGEVIVSREDPAQCTKCNSTNLKQDEDVLDTWFSSALWPFSTLGWPDKTEDLEYFYPTDVLVTGRDIIFFWVARMIFSAIAQTGETPFHTVVIHGLVRDAEGRKMSKSLGNGVDPLEIIEKFGADTLRFTLITGNAPGNDMRWRQEKVEASRNFANKIWNASRFVLMNLGDEDFSDLNLDELKLELADRWIISRLNRTIAEVNSNLEKYLFGEAAAALYDYIWSEFCDWYIELIKPRLYQDEDPVAKKTALYVVTTVLEKTLRLLHPFMPFITEEIWQALPHEGESIMVVDWPEVNEDELSDEAENDMTVVMDVIRSIRNIRSEMKVNPGKKIKAILHPMDENRMEIVKKGADYIADLARVEDLKIVAELAEKPAKSSTTVVNGVEVILPLADMIDLDKEIERLEKEIEKTVSEIERARNKLSNEGFVNKAPKHLVEAEREKVEKYTAQLKALEERLAELKA; encoded by the coding sequence ATGGTAAGAGAACTTAGTAAAACCTATGATCCGGCTCAAGTAGAAGAAAAATGGTATCAATACTGGATGGAAAAGGGTTTTTTTAGAGCAGAGGTAGATCATACCCGTAAGCCTTATACTATTATGATGCCGCCCCCCAATATCACTGGTCAGCTCCATATGGGCCATGCATTAGATAATACCCTTCAGGATATTTTAATCAGATGGCGGAGGATGCAGGGTTATAGTGCACTCTGGTTGCCAGGTACTGACCATGCAAGTATTGCTACAGAAGTAAAAGTTGTAGAGCATATCAAAGAAACAGAAGGTGTAACCAAAGAGGAACTTGGCCGGGAAGAGTTTTTGAAACGGGCCTGGGCCTGGAAAGAGGAGTATGGTGGGAGGATTACCAATCAGCTGAAAAAATTAGGTTCTTCCTGTGACTGGAGCAGAGAAAGATTTACTATGGATGAAGGCTGTAGTAGAGCTGTAAGGGAAGTGTTTGTCCGTCTTTATGAAAAGGGTCTTATCTATCAAGGTGATTATATTGTTAACTGGTGCCCGGAATGTAAGACTACTCTTTCTGATGTAGAGGTTGAACATGAAGAGAAGGAAGGTAAATTATGGCATATACGTTATCCTGTAAAAGGTAGTGATGATGAATATGTGGTTGTAGCTACTACCCGTCCTGAAACCATGTTGGGTGATACTGCTGTAGCAGTTCATCCAGATGATGAGCGTTATAAGCACCTTATTGGTAAAACTCTGATCCTGCCGATTATGGAACGGGAGATTCCGGTAGTTGCAGATGAGCATGTAGATAAAGAATTTGGTACCGGTTGTGTAAAAGTTACTCCAGCCCATGATCCTAATGATTTTGAAATTGGACTCCGACACAACTTACCTCAGATTAAAGTTATAGATGATGATGCTACAATGACTGAAGAGGCTGGTAAATACTACGGTATGGACCGTTATGAATGTCGGCAGGAACTGGTAAAAGAACTGGAAGCTCTAGGTTATCTGGTAAAAGTAGAAGATCATACCCATTCGGTAGGTCACTGCTACCGCTGTGGTACTGTTATTGAACCATTGGTTTCTAAACAGTGGTTTGTTAAGATGAAGCCATTGGCTGAGCCTGCTATCAAGGCAGTTAAGGAAGGAAAAACCCGGTTTGTTCCTGAGCGGTTTACCAAAATCTATTTGAACTGGATGGAAAATATCCGTGACTGGTGTATTTCCCGACAGCTCTGGTGGGGTCACCGGATTCCTGTCTGGTATTGCCAGGATTGTGGTGAGGTAATTGTTAGCCGTGAAGATCCTGCTCAGTGTACTAAATGTAACTCTACTAACTTAAAACAGGATGAAGATGTTTTGGATACCTGGTTCAGTTCTGCTCTCTGGCCATTCTCTACTTTAGGCTGGCCGGATAAGACTGAAGATCTGGAATATTTTTACCCAACTGATGTATTGGTTACCGGTCGGGATATTATTTTCTTCTGGGTTGCCCGGATGATCTTCTCCGCTATTGCTCAGACTGGTGAGACTCCATTCCATACAGTTGTTATCCACGGTCTGGTCCGGGATGCTGAAGGACGGAAGATGAGTAAGTCTCTGGGCAATGGTGTTGACCCATTAGAGATAATTGAAAAGTTTGGTGCTGATACTTTGCGCTTTACTCTGATTACCGGTAATGCTCCGGGTAATGATATGCGTTGGCGTCAGGAAAAGGTAGAGGCCAGTCGGAATTTTGCCAATAAGATCTGGAATGCTTCTAGATTTGTATTGATGAACTTAGGTGATGAAGACTTTAGTGATTTGAATTTAGATGAATTGAAACTAGAGCTTGCAGATAGATGGATTATAAGCCGTCTGAATCGGACTATTGCTGAGGTAAATTCCAATCTGGAGAAGTATCTTTTTGGAGAAGCTGCTGCTGCCCTTTACGATTATATCTGGAGCGAGTTTTGTGACTGGTATATTGAGCTGATTAAACCAAGACTTTATCAAGATGAAGATCCGGTGGCAAAAAAGACTGCACTCTATGTGGTAACCACTGTTCTTGAGAAGACTTTGCGGTTGCTCCATCCGTTTATGCCATTTATAACTGAAGAGATCTGGCAAGCACTGCCACATGAAGGTGAAAGTATAATGGTTGTTGATTGGCCTGAAGTTAATGAGGATGAGTTGAGTGATGAGGCTGAAAATGATATGACAGTTGTAATGGATGTTATCCGTTCCATCCGTAATATAAGGAGTGAGATGAAGGTTAATCCAGGTAAGAAGATTAAAGCAATCCTCCATCCGATGGATGAAAACCGTATGGAGATTGTTAAGAAGGGTGCAGATTATATAGCAGATCTGGCCCGGGTTGAAGATTTAAAGATTGTAGCTGAGCTTGCAGAAAAGCCTGCTAAATCTTCCACTACTGTAGTAAATGGAGTAGAGGTTATCCTGCCTCTGGCTGATATGATTGATCTGGATAAAGAGATTGAGCGTTTAGAGAAGGAGATTGAAAAGACAGTAAGTGAGATTGAGCGGGCCAGGAATAAGTTAAGCAATGAAGGTTTTGTTAACAAAGCTCCAAAACATTTAGTGGAAGCTGAACGGGAGAAAGTTGAAAAGTACACTGCTCAGCTTAAGGCTCTTGAAGAAAGATTGGCTGAGTTGAAGGCATAA
- a CDS encoding GNAT family N-acetyltransferase → MFIEAQRKNETSLFLVARVDGKIVDSLGFQGNLRKHIRHSASFKISVLKDYWGLGIGTFLLNMQRKLE, encoded by the coding sequence ATGTTTATTGAAGCCCAACGTAAAAATGAAACCAGTCTTTTTCTCGTGGCGCGGGTAGATGGAAAGATTGTTGATAGTTTAGGTTTTCAGGGAAATTTAAGAAAGCATATACGTCATAGTGCCAGTTTTAAGATTTCTGTTTTAAAAGACTACTGGGGATTAGGAATCGGTACCTTTTTATTGAATATGCAAAGAAAGTTGGAATAA
- a CDS encoding MetS family NSS transporter small subunit, with the protein MNPGAIAMLIFGCSVLYGGLAFCLYKAMSKRK; encoded by the coding sequence ATGAATCCGGGTGCAATTGCGATGTTAATCTTTGGCTGTAGTGTTCTGTATGGCGGTCTGGCATTTTGTTTATATAAGGCGATGAGTAAGCGCAAATAA
- a CDS encoding sodium-dependent transporter, with product MEDKKGAFESRLGFIMAAIGSAVGLGNIWRFSYIAYENGGGAFLIPYFVVLLTVGIPMLILEIGFGLRQRGSAALSFARLDRKWEWLGWWAPIISFLLMTYYTVIIGWTLNYVGYSFFQSWGNDPETFFFNNHLGLTSGVWEIGNIQINILITVFLVWAANFIIIYKGVQDGVEKASKIFMPLLFILMAIITLRGLTLPGAMAGINKYLTPDFSRLTDSKVWLAAFGQIFFTLSLGFGVMITYASYLPKKSDVVNNAFITGLGNCGFSFMVGMGVFGVLGYMAHQTGVPVDEVITQSIGLAFVAFPKAISMLPAFQTLFSLIFFLALFIAGLSSSISLVEAVVANLMDKFNIERNKAVILVCGIGFLGSVIYTTGAGLYFLDIIDHFNMQFGAALVGVVECLVIAWIFKASRLREWMNPISDFSIGKWWDVLVQYFIPLTLGFSVIKSAIDEFIKPYGGYPISALSMGWIAAVVLIILAVWFAKMNWANERLLNQEVK from the coding sequence ATGGAAGATAAGAAGGGAGCATTTGAGTCACGCCTGGGATTTATTATGGCTGCAATTGGTTCAGCAGTAGGATTGGGTAATATCTGGCGTTTTAGTTATATAGCATATGAAAATGGTGGAGGAGCATTTCTCATTCCCTATTTTGTTGTATTACTGACAGTAGGAATTCCAATGTTAATTTTAGAGATTGGCTTTGGATTAAGACAGAGAGGTTCTGCAGCTTTATCTTTTGCACGTCTTGACCGTAAGTGGGAGTGGTTAGGTTGGTGGGCTCCCATTATTTCATTTTTGTTGATGACTTATTATACCGTTATTATCGGGTGGACACTTAATTATGTTGGATACTCTTTCTTCCAGAGTTGGGGTAATGACCCGGAAACATTCTTTTTTAATAATCATTTGGGTTTAACCTCAGGGGTCTGGGAGATTGGTAATATTCAAATTAATATTTTAATTACTGTATTTTTAGTATGGGCAGCTAACTTTATAATTATTTATAAAGGTGTTCAGGATGGTGTAGAGAAAGCAAGTAAAATTTTTATGCCTTTACTGTTCATTTTGATGGCAATTATAACTTTAAGGGGTTTGACTTTGCCTGGTGCAATGGCAGGTATAAATAAATATCTAACTCCGGATTTTTCCCGCCTGACAGATAGTAAAGTCTGGCTTGCTGCTTTTGGTCAGATTTTCTTTACTTTGAGTCTGGGCTTTGGAGTTATGATCACCTATGCCAGTTATTTGCCTAAAAAATCTGATGTTGTTAATAATGCTTTTATTACCGGTTTAGGTAATTGTGGTTTTAGTTTTATGGTTGGTATGGGAGTATTTGGTGTCCTGGGTTATATGGCCCATCAGACAGGAGTTCCAGTTGATGAGGTAATTACCCAGAGTATTGGTCTGGCATTTGTGGCTTTCCCTAAGGCTATCAGTATGCTTCCAGCTTTTCAGACTCTATTTAGCTTAATCTTCTTTTTGGCATTATTTATTGCAGGTCTTTCTTCCAGTATATCTTTAGTAGAAGCAGTAGTGGCCAATTTGATGGATAAGTTTAATATAGAACGAAATAAAGCGGTTATTCTGGTATGTGGAATCGGTTTTTTGGGCAGTGTTATTTATACTACAGGTGCAGGACTCTACTTTTTGGATATCATTGATCATTTCAATATGCAATTTGGAGCAGCCCTTGTGGGAGTAGTAGAATGTCTCGTTATTGCCTGGATTTTTAAAGCTAGCCGTTTGCGGGAGTGGATGAATCCTATTTCTGATTTTAGTATTGGTAAGTGGTGGGATGTATTGGTTCAGTACTTCATTCCACTTACTTTAGGATTTTCAGTTATTAAATCGGCAATCGATGAGTTTATTAAGCCATATGGCGGTTATCCAATTTCTGCTTTAAGCATGGGTTGGATTGCAGCTGTAGTGCTGATAATTCTGGCTGTATGGTTTGCAAAGATGAACTGGGCCAATGAACGCCTCTTAAATCAGGAGGTGAAGTAA
- a CDS encoding histidine phosphatase family protein encodes MLEIYLVRHGQTSWNAERRFQGQTDIPLSEKGIKQAKLVKDRLRYLKFDAIYSSDLKRAYETARIISEPHGIEVVSLAGLREINMGVWEGLTWDDIQRDYAEIHKIWIERPTLAKIPNFEGLANAARRAYKTFSEIALRHKDDQRILIVGHGLINATILCQIEGISLDDWSHMHQGNTAINIVEYDGKVFRVVLVNCTRHCEEE; translated from the coding sequence ATGTTAGAAATCTATCTGGTAAGACATGGGCAGACTTCCTGGAACGCAGAAAGACGTTTTCAAGGTCAGACCGATATTCCCCTTTCTGAAAAAGGGATTAAGCAGGCTAAACTGGTTAAAGATAGGTTGCGCTATCTAAAATTCGATGCCATCTACTCCAGTGATTTAAAAAGGGCTTATGAAACTGCCCGGATTATTTCTGAACCCCATGGAATTGAAGTAGTTTCTCTGGCGGGACTGAGGGAGATTAACATGGGAGTTTGGGAAGGTCTAACCTGGGATGATATTCAACGGGATTATGCAGAGATTCACAAAATCTGGATTGAGAGACCAACTTTAGCTAAGATACCCAACTTTGAAGGCCTGGCCAATGCTGCTAGACGTGCATATAAGACTTTTTCAGAGATTGCTTTAAGACATAAAGATGATCAGAGGATTCTAATTGTGGGCCACGGTCTTATTAATGCGACCATTTTATGTCAAATAGAGGGTATAAGCTTAGATGACTGGTCTCATATGCACCAGGGGAATACGGCTATTAATATAGTTGAGTATGATGGGAAAGTGTTTCGTGTAGTATTAGTTAATTGTACCAGACATTGTGAAGAAGAATGA
- a CDS encoding ribonuclease H-like domain-containing protein produces MDLKAKLRLHHKKENEGKKKARNEPVYEPFHKKHHLTRLLPGKMIQSEFGEYFLVEYRYPLNHFHGRTYLGALLREDLSALCGILKDQELVCPKNIESLVFVDTETTGLAGGTGTFAFLVGMGYFKEDEFILRQYMMEDYHQEFAMLDALYSKLQEFSHLVTFNGKSFDWPLLEGRFIYHRMKGNFSHVHVDLLHPARRYYKNRLMSCNLGSLEEAVLGFYRTNDIPGALVPELFFRYLEEKDGRILIPVFQHNHWDILSLVTLMTNLIQAYLRPYEVLDEPEDLFSAGKVYEDLGQYNQAVKCYSICLNQEISAHLKQEILKRLSFLYKRLGRMEEACSIWQSFINSKNNLRLFPYIELAKYYEHYSKDYRLALKMARDARQVLLKQRRLYTRNRFKELMDELEHREKRLLRKMGRLDEKGVSLL; encoded by the coding sequence GTGGATCTGAAAGCCAAACTTAGACTGCATCATAAAAAAGAAAATGAGGGTAAAAAGAAAGCCAGGAATGAGCCAGTATATGAACCGTTCCATAAAAAGCATCATCTAACCCGGCTTTTACCCGGTAAGATGATCCAGTCTGAATTTGGTGAGTATTTTCTTGTAGAATATCGTTATCCATTGAACCACTTTCACGGCCGGACTTACCTTGGAGCACTTTTAAGAGAAGATCTCTCAGCTCTTTGTGGAATTTTAAAGGATCAGGAGTTGGTCTGCCCTAAAAATATTGAAAGCCTTGTCTTTGTGGATACTGAGACTACCGGTTTGGCAGGAGGAACGGGAACCTTTGCTTTTTTAGTAGGTATGGGCTATTTTAAAGAGGATGAATTTATTCTGCGCCAGTATATGATGGAAGATTATCATCAGGAGTTTGCTATGCTGGATGCTTTATACAGTAAATTGCAGGAATTTAGCCATCTGGTCACTTTTAATGGCAAATCTTTTGATTGGCCTTTGCTTGAGGGGCGGTTTATTTATCACCGGATGAAGGGGAATTTTTCTCATGTTCATGTGGACTTACTTCATCCAGCCCGACGATATTATAAAAATAGGCTTATGAGCTGTAATCTGGGTTCGTTAGAAGAAGCAGTTTTAGGATTTTACCGGACAAATGATATTCCGGGAGCATTAGTACCAGAGCTCTTCTTTCGGTATCTGGAGGAGAAGGATGGACGGATTCTTATACCGGTTTTTCAACATAATCACTGGGATATTCTGTCTCTGGTTACTCTTATGACCAACTTAATTCAGGCCTATCTTAGACCTTATGAGGTATTGGATGAGCCGGAAGATCTTTTTTCTGCAGGAAAAGTTTATGAAGATTTGGGCCAGTATAATCAGGCAGTAAAGTGTTATTCTATTTGTCTTAACCAGGAGATTTCTGCCCATTTAAAACAGGAGATATTGAAACGACTTTCATTTCTTTATAAAAGGTTAGGGCGGATGGAAGAAGCCTGTTCTATCTGGCAGAGTTTTATCAACTCTAAGAATAATCTGCGTCTATTTCCCTATATTGAACTGGCTAAATATTATGAGCATTACAGTAAAGATTATAGGCTGGCTCTAAAGATGGCCCGGGATGCGCGCCAGGTGTTGTTAAAACAGCGCCGGTTATATACCAGGAACAGATTTAAGGAACTGATGGATGAGCTTGAACACCGGGAAAAGAGGCTTTTAAGAAAAATGGGGAGATTGGATGAAAAGGGTGTTTCCTTACTTTAG